Proteins from a single region of Streptomyces sp. Tu 3180:
- the gdhA gene encoding NADP-specific glutamate dehydrogenase, giving the protein MTSRPDPKTVLDRLRTEVERRNPAEPEFHQAAREVLETLAPVLAARPEYAEPGLVERLVEPERQIIFRVPWQDDAGRVHVNRGFRIEFNSALGPYKGGLRFHPSVNLGIIKFLGFEQIFKNALTGLGIGGGKGGSDFDPQGRSDAEVMRFCQSFMTELYRHIGEYTDIPAGDIGVGAREIGYLFGQYRRITNRWEGGVLTGKSAGWGGSLIRPEATGYGNVLFAEAMLRARGEDLEGQTAVVSGSGNVAIYTVQKLAALGANPVTCSDSSGYVVDEKGIDVELLRQVKEVERGRVSDYAQRRGVSARFVPGGRVWEVPADVALPSATQNELNAADAAILIRNGVKAVSEGANMPTTPEAVQLLQEAGVAFGPGKAANAGGVAVSALEMTQNASRTSWKADQVENELARIMTDIHTTCAETAERYGAPGDYVTGANIAGFERVADAMLAQGVI; this is encoded by the coding sequence GTGACCTCACGACCCGACCCCAAGACCGTCCTCGACCGGCTGCGCACCGAGGTCGAGCGCCGCAACCCGGCGGAACCCGAGTTCCACCAGGCCGCGCGCGAGGTGCTGGAGACGCTCGCACCGGTGCTCGCGGCCCGGCCCGAGTACGCCGAGCCCGGGCTCGTGGAGCGGCTCGTCGAGCCGGAGCGGCAGATCATCTTCCGGGTGCCGTGGCAGGACGACGCCGGCCGGGTCCACGTCAACCGCGGCTTCCGGATCGAGTTCAACAGCGCCCTCGGCCCGTACAAGGGCGGCCTGCGCTTCCACCCCTCCGTGAACCTCGGGATCATCAAGTTCCTCGGTTTCGAGCAGATCTTCAAGAACGCGCTGACCGGGCTCGGCATCGGCGGCGGCAAGGGCGGCAGCGACTTCGACCCGCAGGGCCGCAGCGACGCCGAGGTCATGCGCTTCTGCCAGTCCTTCATGACCGAGCTGTACCGGCACATCGGCGAGTACACCGACATCCCGGCCGGTGACATCGGCGTCGGCGCCCGCGAGATCGGCTACCTGTTCGGCCAGTACCGGCGGATCACCAACCGCTGGGAGGGCGGCGTGCTGACCGGCAAGAGCGCCGGCTGGGGCGGCTCGCTGATCCGTCCGGAGGCGACCGGGTACGGCAACGTGCTGTTCGCGGAGGCGATGCTGCGCGCCCGCGGCGAGGACCTGGAGGGGCAGACGGCGGTCGTCTCCGGCTCCGGCAACGTCGCCATCTACACCGTCCAGAAGCTGGCGGCCCTCGGCGCCAACCCGGTGACCTGCTCCGACTCCAGCGGCTACGTCGTCGACGAGAAGGGCATCGACGTGGAGCTGCTGCGCCAGGTCAAGGAGGTCGAGCGCGGCCGGGTGAGCGACTACGCGCAGCGCCGGGGCGTCTCCGCCCGGTTCGTGCCGGGCGGGCGGGTCTGGGAGGTCCCGGCCGACGTCGCCCTGCCGTCCGCGACCCAGAACGAGCTGAACGCCGCCGACGCCGCCATCCTCATCCGCAACGGCGTGAAGGCGGTCTCCGAGGGCGCGAACATGCCCACGACGCCGGAGGCCGTGCAGCTCCTGCAGGAGGCCGGTGTCGCCTTCGGCCCCGGCAAGGCGGCCAACGCGGGCGGCGTCGCGGTCAGCGCGCTGGAGATGACGCAGAACGCCTCACGCACGTCGTGGAAGGCCGACCAGGTCGAGAACGAGCTGGCCCGGATCATGACCGACATCCACACCACCTGCGCCGAGACCGCCGAGCGCTACGGCGCCCCCGGCGACTACGTGACCGG